GCTTTGTTGAACTTATAAAAGGTAACGATACATGCATGGTTTCTACGGGTATAATGACGCATAATGCGTTAAGAGTAACAAGGCTTAATCCAAATCTTAAGATTGGCCTTATAGATATGTTTGTGCTTAAGCCTGTAAAGGAAGATTTGCTGTTTAATGCATTAAAAAAATATAAATATATTGTTACTCTGGAAGAAGCATGGCTGGATAACGGCGGATTGGATAGTTTGATCTCAAACGTATTACACAAAAACAATTCTAACGCTAGATTAAGAAAAGTCGGGTTCAAAGATAAATATGTGTTCGAGATCGGCAGCAGAAACTATTTGCATAAGATTTACAAGATGGATGAGCACAGTATTCTTAGTTTAATAAAAAGTATGAAGTAGATATAAGGTGAATAAACTACAGTTTTTGAAAAACAAAAATATTCTTATCTGCGGCGCTACAGGGTTAGTTGGAACTAATACTTTGTTAAAGTTAAAAGACGTTCCCGGGGTTAAGGTAAGAGCTGTCTATCATTCAAGAAAACCGCAAGTAATTTCAAAAAATATTGTTTACGTAAAAGCTGATTTAACCGATTTTAATGACTGCGTAAGGATCACTAAAGGTATTGATTACGTTATAATGGTTGCTGCAAAAATCGCGAGAAGAGATCCCGGAAGGTTATACTTAGTGCCCAATATTCTTATGAGTATGTATATGCTGGAAGCTGCATATAAAGCAGGAGTTAAGAAGTATGTCTGGTTGAGTAGTGCTACAGCGTATCCGCCTGTCAAAAGAAAATTGAAGGAAAGTGATATGTTCAGTAATGACCCGCATGATGCGTATTACCCTATAGGATGGGCAACTAGGTATATTGAAACATTATGCAAGATGTACGCGAAAAAGGTTGAGAATCCTATGACAACAATTGTCCTGCGTTCTTCAGCTATATACGGAGAGTACGACGATTTTGAATTCGAGACATGCCAGGTCTTACCTGCATTAATAAGAAAAGTTGTTGAACGCCAGAACCCGATAGAAATCTGGGGTACAGGTTCTCTAAAGAGAGACTGTATTTACGTAAAGGATGTGGTTGACGCATGTTTAAAAGCGTTGAATGCAGTGGATGGTTTTACGGTACTCAATATAGGGCTGGGTAAGTCTTATAGCGTAAAAGAATTGTTGTACTTGATTTTGGATATCGATAACTATGATACCGCAAATATTGTGTGCAACAAGAAAAAGGTATTAAAGAAATTACCTTCTATTGAAATTGATTGTACTAAAGCAAAGCATACTATTGGATTCATGCCTTCTTATACTATTAAAGAAGGGCTTGCTAATACTATTGCATGGTATCGTTCTTATCGTAGATCAGGTGATGGAGTTAAGAAAAACTAAGGTTATGGCTAAAACAAAGTTGTTAATCTGCGGTGCAAGCGGTTTTATCGGCAGAAATATTGCTCAGTATTTTGCTGGTAAAAACGAGTATGAAGTTATTGGAACATACCTAAAAACCAAGCCTCCGTCTATACGTAATGTTGTTATGAAAAAAGTTGACCTTACATCAAAAACTGAGGTTGATAAGCTAGTAAAAGGTGTGGATATATTGATACAAGCAGCTGCGACGACATCCGGGTCTAAGGAAATACTTGCAAAACCGTATTATCATGTCACAGATAATGCAGTGATGAACTCGTTGATATACCGTGCTGCATTTGAGCATAAGGTGTCACGCGTAATATTTTTTAGCTGTGCAATTATGTATGGCTCCGGGAAAAGTGCTGTCAAAGAAGAAGATTTTGATGCAAATAAGGAAATATATCCGAGTTATTTTGGTGCGGCATGGACTAAAGTATATATAGAAAAAATATGCGAATTTTATTCGCGTATCGGGCGAACAAAGTATACCGTCATCCGGCATTCTAATATCTACGGCCCGTATGATAAATATGATCTTGAACGGTCGCATGTGCTCGGTGCAACAATAACGAAAGTTATGCGTGCTGCAAAAAACAGCGAAATTGTTGTCTGGGGTAACGGAAAAGAAGCACGGGATATATTGTATGTATCAGACCTTGTGAGTTTTGTGGATAAAGTTATTAAGAAACAAAAAACGTCTTTCGAAATATTTAATGTTGGTAATGGATCTGTTACCACTATTAAAGAACTTGTAGAGAAGATCATCAAGGGATCAGGGAAGAGTATTCGTATTGTTTATGACTTAACAAAGCCTCATATAAACACATCTGTATGCCTTAATATAAACAAAGCGAAAAAAGAGATCGGGTGGAAACCTGAAGTATCATTAGAACAAGGCTTAAAGAAAACCATTTGCTGGTATAAACAAAATATAAGAGCACAAACATGATATGATACAAAACAAAAATGTATTGTACATTGTTCCGACAGATAAACATCAGTACTTAAATTTTTTTTATAACGAAATAAAAAAATGTGTTAATTCAATATATATGTTCGATTTTATTGAGTATTCTCATCAAAATGGTATCAAAAATACCGAAAAACATGTAAAAGACCTTATAACCAGTAAAAAGATCGATATTGTGTTCACCACTCACTATGCTACGGATTATCAATTATCAATTGAGTTCTATGCTGATTTAAGAAAAACTGTAAAAATAGTTTTTTGTGCCTGGGATGATGAATCATATTTTGATGTGTACGGTAAGTATTACGGCCAAGTTGCGGATGCTGTGATAACTACTGATTACTATACTATGTATGGTTACATGCGAATGGGTATACCTGGATTGCTTTTAATGCCTATATTCAGCAAAGAAATGTTTTTTCCGGTAGAAGGGGAAAAAGATACAGAAGTATGTTTCATAGGAGGGTGTACCCAGCGGGATCGTAAAGAATATATTGATTTTATTATTAAGAACGGTATTAAGATCGAAACCTATGGGAATGGTTCAAAGCACGGTTTTCTTGAATGGAACAAATTTTCTGAAATATTATCAAAAAGTAAGATAGCGCTGACTTTCAATAAATTGGATACACTTGACTGGATTAATAAGGAAGAGCCATTGTTAAACAGAGTAAGGCAGGCTAGTTTTCATTATGTAGAAAGTGCGCTTGTAAAAACGTTTTGTCTTGCAGAATATTCACCTGGTATTTTTACTATTGCAGAAATAGGAAAAGAAGTCGATGTGTTTAATAGTAAAGAGGAGTTATTGAATAAGATAAGGTATTACCTGTCACATGATGTTGAACGTGAGAATATTGCTGCAGCTGCGTATAAAAGAGCAATAAAAGAGTATGTGCCGGAAGTAGCTGTCCCAAAATTACTTGCGGAGTTGGATAAAACATTGTATAGCGGTATCAATAAATATGTGTTATCAGATGAAATATATATAAATGAATCATTTAAGAGAAAAACAATTAATGGTTTAACTTTTACCATGGTTGTTCTAATCAAAAATAATAAAATCGGGTATGCGATGGAGATATTTGTTAAACTATTTAAATATGGCGTACTGGTTTTCATTACAGGTTTTATCGGGGGAATAGGTAGAATTGTACAGAATATGTCAACAAAAATAGCTGATAAATTAGACAGAATAAGAATAAACGGTAAATAATACTTATGTGCGGTATATGCGGAATTTATAATTACAATAAAACGAATCCCGTAAAAGAAAATGTCTTACGCGCGATGTGCGGTGTTATGTCACACCGCGGGCCTGATGGTGAAGGTGTGTATTTAAATTATCCTCTAACCGGCGGCGGGATGGGTGTTGGGCTCGGGCATCGCAGGCTTGCGATCATTGATCTCAGTACAGGCGAGCAGCCGATGTATAACGAAGATAAATCTATTGCCATAGTGTTTAACGGTGAAATATATAATTTTCAGGAACTACGCCCACAGCTTGAATCACTTGGGCATAAGTTCAGGTCAAACAGTGATACCGAAGCTATTGTCCATGCATATGAGCAGTACGGTGAAGATTGTGTTGATCATCTAAGAGGAATGTTTGCGTTTGCAATCTGGGATAATAATAACACCAGGATGTTTATTGCCCGGGATCGTGTTGGCAAAAAACCGTTGTACTACGCAAATGTGAATGGTTCATTAATATTTGCGTCGGAGATAAAAGCGTTACTTAAATATCCTGGAATCGGACATGAGATTAATAAGGAAGCTATACACTATTACCTGAATTATCAGTACGTTCCCGGTCCGAAGACTGTGTATAACAGTGTTTTCAGGTTAATGCCTGCGCATTGTATGAGCGTAGATAAAAACGGTAACCTACGCACGCGGGAATATTGGGATATTGATTTCCGTGAGAAAACAAAGTTGAGTTTCAATGATACATGCACGCAGTTACGCGAGGTGTTGAAAGAAGCTACGCGGTTAAGGATGATATCTGATGTTCCGTTAGGTGCGTTCCTTTCAGGAGGGCATGATTCAAGTATCATTGTAGGTTTAATGAGTGAACTTGCGAGTAAACCCGTGAAAACGTTTTCGATTGGGTTTGAGGAAGAAGAATTCTCGGAACTTGGATATGCAAAAATTGTTGCACAGCATTTTAAAACAGACCATCAGGAGTTTATTGTAAAACCGCAATTTGTGGAAATTCTGCCGAAACTCGTATGGCATTATGACCAGCCATACGCTGATTCTTCAGCATTACCGTCTTATTATGTAGCTAATATGACCCGTAAAAATGTTACTGTAGCGCTAAACGGTGACGGCGGGGATGAATCCTTCGGAGGGTATCTCCGGTATAAAGCAATGAAAGGATCGTTGTATGCGGGATTACCGTTCAAACTTCTCGGGCGAAAAAATACGTTGAGGTTAGCAGAAATGTTACCGCACACGGAAACCGCGGGGAATATTAAAATGTTCCGGTATATGTACAGGCTTGTATCCGCTTTAGCGGAACCGCCGCAAAGGCGTAATGTTTACTGGCACAGTTATTTTGATAATACAGCTAAAGATAAAATATATTCTGTTGATATGCGTAATGATATGAAAGGTATTGATTCGTTTGAGTACCTCGAAAAAATATTTGAGAACGCAAAAGCCGGGAATGTTATGGACCGTACTTTTTATACCGATATAAAAGCATACCTGCCAGAGTGCCTGCTCATAAAAATGGATATAGCATCCATGGCGAATTCGTTGGAAACTAGGAGCCCGTTTTTGGATCATGTAGTTATGGAATATGCCGCAGGATTACCTGACAATTGGAAGATCAGAGGGTTTAGGACTAAGCATATACTTAAAGAAACGTTTAAGTCATTCCTTCCAAAAGAAATTATTAATCGTCCAAAACAGGGGTTTGGTATACCGCTTGGGAAGTGGTTCCGGAATCAGTTAAAGGGGTATATACAGGAAATTCTGCTTGACCCTAAAACCGTCTCCCGCGGGTATTTTAACCGTCAAGGGTTGGAGATATTATTAAAAGAACATATGGAAGCTAAACGCGATCACGGGTATCGTTTATGGGCATTACTTATGCTGGAACTATGGCATCGTGAAGTATACGAAAAACTATAACACTTCTCTGTATTGACAAATGTGCTGCATATTTATAAAATTGTTTATCATTTTTAATTGTTATTAAGATTTATTTTTATACAACAGGAGTTGAGTTAAGTATGCCAAAAATTGAATATATCACAGGAATGGATATCGGGAGCAGGCAGATAACTACTGTCGTCGGGAAGTTTGACGCAAGTAATAATTCGCTTGAGATAATAGCTGCGAACCGCACGCACTGTGAAGGTATTAAGGGCGGGTTAGTGTTGGATATTGACAAAACAAGTGAAGCCGTGAGGCGCGCGCTTGAGAGTATAGAAGAACAGATAAAAATTCCGGGCGGTATCATTGATGTGCACGTTGCAGTGCGCGGGCATCATATACAGGGCGTGCAGGATAGTAAAAAAATTGGGATTACGCGTACAGAAAAAGAAATTACGTCTGAGGATGTTGAAAGCCTTATGCAATCCTGCCGCAGCAGCCAGGTTTCGGATGATAAAGAAATAATGATTATTGTCCCTCTGGATTATATAATTGATAATCAAGCCGGTGTACCGAATCCTGTTGGAATGGAAGGGAAAGTTCTGGCGGTGGATGTCTATGTGGTAACAGGCTTAACTGCGCAGAATAATAATGTTTGCAAAAGTATAGCAAAAGCTGAATACGGGCATGAACCGTTAACCTACGGGCTTCTGGGACTCGGCAAAGTTGCTTTATTACCCGAAGAAATTGATATGGGTATCTTGTTAGTAGACCTCGGCGGTGAAACTACTGAGATTGCGATATACCACAACGGCGGAATACGCTTTACTAAACAACTCGATGCCGGGTATTGCAGTGACATGATCTCTAATGATATTGCGTATTGCCTTAGATGTTCACGCACCGAAGCTAAAAGATTAAAAGAAGAGTATGGCGTGGC
This portion of the Elusimicrobiota bacterium genome encodes:
- a CDS encoding NAD-dependent epimerase/dehydratase family protein; its protein translation is MLILLHGIVLIVDQVMELRKTKVMAKTKLLICGASGFIGRNIAQYFAGKNEYEVIGTYLKTKPPSIRNVVMKKVDLTSKTEVDKLVKGVDILIQAAATTSGSKEILAKPYYHVTDNAVMNSLIYRAAFEHKVSRVIFFSCAIMYGSGKSAVKEEDFDANKEIYPSYFGAAWTKVYIEKICEFYSRIGRTKYTVIRHSNIYGPYDKYDLERSHVLGATITKVMRAAKNSEIVVWGNGKEARDILYVSDLVSFVDKVIKKQKTSFEIFNVGNGSVTTIKELVEKIIKGSGKSIRIVYDLTKPHINTSVCLNINKAKKEIGWKPEVSLEQGLKKTICWYKQNIRAQT
- the asnB gene encoding asparagine synthase (glutamine-hydrolyzing), encoding MCGICGIYNYNKTNPVKENVLRAMCGVMSHRGPDGEGVYLNYPLTGGGMGVGLGHRRLAIIDLSTGEQPMYNEDKSIAIVFNGEIYNFQELRPQLESLGHKFRSNSDTEAIVHAYEQYGEDCVDHLRGMFAFAIWDNNNTRMFIARDRVGKKPLYYANVNGSLIFASEIKALLKYPGIGHEINKEAIHYYLNYQYVPGPKTVYNSVFRLMPAHCMSVDKNGNLRTREYWDIDFREKTKLSFNDTCTQLREVLKEATRLRMISDVPLGAFLSGGHDSSIIVGLMSELASKPVKTFSIGFEEEEFSELGYAKIVAQHFKTDHQEFIVKPQFVEILPKLVWHYDQPYADSSALPSYYVANMTRKNVTVALNGDGGDESFGGYLRYKAMKGSLYAGLPFKLLGRKNTLRLAEMLPHTETAGNIKMFRYMYRLVSALAEPPQRRNVYWHSYFDNTAKDKIYSVDMRNDMKGIDSFEYLEKIFENAKAGNVMDRTFYTDIKAYLPECLLIKMDIASMANSLETRSPFLDHVVMEYAAGLPDNWKIRGFRTKHILKETFKSFLPKEIINRPKQGFGIPLGKWFRNQLKGYIQEILLDPKTVSRGYFNRQGLEILLKEHMEAKRDHGYRLWALLMLELWHREVYEKL
- a CDS encoding glycosyltransferase — translated: MFDFIEYSHQNGIKNTEKHVKDLITSKKIDIVFTTHYATDYQLSIEFYADLRKTVKIVFCAWDDESYFDVYGKYYGQVADAVITTDYYTMYGYMRMGIPGLLLMPIFSKEMFFPVEGEKDTEVCFIGGCTQRDRKEYIDFIIKNGIKIETYGNGSKHGFLEWNKFSEILSKSKIALTFNKLDTLDWINKEEPLLNRVRQASFHYVESALVKTFCLAEYSPGIFTIAEIGKEVDVFNSKEELLNKIRYYLSHDVERENIAAAAYKRAIKEYVPEVAVPKLLAELDKTLYSGINKYVLSDEIYINESFKRKTINGLTFTMVVLIKNNKIGYAMEIFVKLFKYGVLVFITGFIGGIGRIVQNMSTKIADKLDRIRINGK
- the ftsA gene encoding cell division protein FtsA, which codes for MPKIEYITGMDIGSRQITTVVGKFDASNNSLEIIAANRTHCEGIKGGLVLDIDKTSEAVRRALESIEEQIKIPGGIIDVHVAVRGHHIQGVQDSKKIGITRTEKEITSEDVESLMQSCRSSQVSDDKEIMIIVPLDYIIDNQAGVPNPVGMEGKVLAVDVYVVTGLTAQNNNVCKSIAKAEYGHEPLTYGLLGLGKVALLPEEIDMGILLVDLGGETTEIAIYHNGGIRFTKQLDAGYCSDMISNDIAYCLRCSRTEAKRLKEEYGVASESSLDDGDTEVEFASVDHREKRKVTKRALMELIKPRLEEIFEEIKKEVALSSMMNDIPHGVVLTGGGSKLKGIEKVAEEVLEVPHARPGSILSVGGNEDIIMDPAYFTAIGLLKFVIDDSEQLRSTERTKNNKADIFSIISGAFEKLFNKF
- a CDS encoding NAD-dependent epimerase/dehydratase family protein, with protein sequence MKNKNILICGATGLVGTNTLLKLKDVPGVKVRAVYHSRKPQVISKNIVYVKADLTDFNDCVRITKGIDYVIMVAAKIARRDPGRLYLVPNILMSMYMLEAAYKAGVKKYVWLSSATAYPPVKRKLKESDMFSNDPHDAYYPIGWATRYIETLCKMYAKKVENPMTTIVLRSSAIYGEYDDFEFETCQVLPALIRKVVERQNPIEIWGTGSLKRDCIYVKDVVDACLKALNAVDGFTVLNIGLGKSYSVKELLYLILDIDNYDTANIVCNKKKVLKKLPSIEIDCTKAKHTIGFMPSYTIKEGLANTIAWYRSYRRSGDGVKKN